The DNA sequence GCTTCAGCTCCTCGGCGAGCGCGGCGAGCGACTCGGGCAGCTTGTTGTGCCGCACGCGGTAGACGTCGAGCGCGTTGCCGATGGTCACCATGTCGATGCGTGTCCGCGCGATGTCCGCGTCGTGCTTGTTCTTCATGACGTTCCACGCGACCGCCGAGGCGATCATCCCCATCAGTACAATCACGACCATCATCTCGATCAGCGTGAACCCCCGCTGTCG is a window from the Deltaproteobacteria bacterium genome containing:
- a CDS encoding type II secretion system protein GspG, which gives rise to MMVVIVLMGMIASAVAWNVMKNKHDADIARTRIDMVTIGNALDVYRVRHNKLPESLAALAEELKRAPTDAWGNAYLYERTSSTRDGYRITSLGADGAPGGEGADADLHSDDPPGDAPPK